Proteins encoded together in one Impatiens glandulifera chromosome 1, dImpGla2.1, whole genome shotgun sequence window:
- the LOC124921290 gene encoding copper-transporting ATPase HMA4-like, producing the protein MHRDMEVNVESDLKEPLLQPSDNVKISVLESHDGDGKTKTIMFKIRGIECASCSISIETVVGKLDGVLSVMVSPIEGQAMVKYVPELISAARIKETVEDTGFEVDEFPDQDMDVCRLRIKGMACTSCSESVESALRMVSGVKKADVGLSLEEAKVHFDPNMTNTDRIIAAVEDAGFGADLISSGSDVNKVYLKLEGICSLDDLTIIKSSLESLEGVSHADMDLEENKVAISYDPDVTGPRSLIQHVCEAGKGSYGANLYVPAKGKDTARQHEIQIYRSQFFWSCLFSVPVFIFSMVLPMLPPYGNWLNYKIWNMLNIGILLRWILCTPVQFIIGRRFYMGAYHALRRKTANMDVLVALGTNAAYFYSVYVVVKTITSDTFEGQDLFETSSMLISFILLGKYLEVVAKGRTSNALAKLTELAPETAYLLSLDSEGNVISEMEISTQLLQRNDVIKIVPGAKVPVDGLVIDGKSHVNESMITGEARPIAKKPGDKVIGGTVNENGCLLVKATHVGQETALSQIVQLVEAAQLARAPVQKLADQISKVFVPVVVLVAFITWLGWFVPGQAGIYPKTWIPKAMNAFEFALQFGISVLVVACPCALGLATPTAVMVATGKGASQGVLIKGGTALQKAHKVKTVVFDKTGTLTMGKPAVVSAVLFSQFSMAEFCEITMAVEANSEHPIAKAVVAHAKKFTTKFGSRVEHITEVKDFEVHPGAGVRGKVGERRVLVGNRRLMGAFSICISPEVEDYISENEQLARTCVLVAIDARIAGAYAVSDPVKPEALRVIHFLQSMGIETVMVTGDNWATAKAIALQVGISKVIAETDPLGKADKIKDLQKEGSTVVAMVGDGINDSPALVAADIGIAIGAGTDVAIEAADIVLIKNNLEDVVTAIDLSRKTMSRIRLNYVWALGYNVLGVPIAAGILFPFTGIRLPPWLAGACMAASSISVVCSSLMLQLYNKPLNIATKL; encoded by the exons ATGCATAGAGATATGGAAGTGAATGTGGAGAGTGATCTGAAGGAACCACTTTTGCAACCTTCTGACAATGTGAAAATATCTGTGTTAGAGTCCCATGATGGAGATGGGAAAACTAAGACAATCATGTTCAAAATTAGAGGCATAGAGTGCGCATCTTGTTCGATTTCCATTGAAACAGTGGTTGGGAAACTTGATGGTGTACTAAGTGTGATGGTTTCGCCAATTGAAGGTCAGGCTATGGTCAAATATGTGCCAGAACTCATCTCT GCTGCAAGAATTAAGGAAACAGTTGAGGACACAGGTTTTGAAGTTGATGAATTTCCAGACCAAGATATGGATGTGTGTCGGCTTAGGATTAAGGGGATGGCATGCACAAGCTGTTCCGAATCTGTTGAAAGTGCTCTTCGAATGGTTAGTGGTGTTAAAAAGGCAGATGTAGGGCTGTCTTTGGAAGAAGCAAAAGTCCATTTTGATCCAAATATGACAAACACAGACCGCATCATTGCAGCTGTAGAGGATGCTGGTTTTGGAGCGGATCTCATAAGCTCTGGAAGTGATGTGAACAAAGTGTATCTCAAGCTGGAAGGAATATGCTCTCTTGATGATTTAACCATTATCAAATCTTCACTCGAGTCATTGGAAGGTGTAAGTCATGCGGATATGGACTTGGAAGAGAACAAGGTTGCTATTAGTTATGACCCTGATGTCACTGGACCAAGGTCTCTTATACAACATGTTTGTGAAGCTGGCAAAGGTTCTTATGGTGCCAATTTATATGTTCCAGCAAAAGGAAAAGACACAGCAAGGCAGCATGAAATTCAGATTTACAGAAGCCAGTTCTTCTGGAGCTGTCTGTTTTCCGTTCCTGTATTTATATTCTCGATGGTTCTCCCAATGCTTCCTCCATATGGTAACTGGCTTAACTACAAGATCTGGAACATGCTAAATATCGGGATACTCTTGAGATGGATCCTTTGCACACCAGTGCAATTTATCATCGGCCGTAG GTTTTACATGGGAGCTTATCATGCATTAAGACGGAAAACTGCCAATATGGATGTGTTAGTCGCATTGGGAACTAATGCTGCATATTTCTACTCTGTATATGTAGTTGTAAAAACTATAACTTCAGATACATTTGAGGGGcaagatttatttgaaactaGTTCCATGTTGATATCGTTTATTCTCCTTGGAAAGTATTTGGAGGTTGTGGCAAAGGGGAGGACATCGAATGCTTTGGCAAAATTGACTGAACTCGCTCCTGAGACTGCTTATCTTCTGTCATTAGATAGTGAGGGTAATGTCATTTCGGAGATGGAAATCAGCACTCAATTACTGCAGAGGAATGATGTCATCAAGATTGTTCCAGGAGCAAAAGTTCCAGTTGATGGTCTGGTTATTGATGGAAAAAGTCATGTAAATGAGAGTATGATCACTGGAGAAGCAAGACCAATAGCTAAAAAACCTGGTGACAAG GTTATTGGTGGTACTGTTAATGAGAATGGATGTCTACTAGTGAAGGCTACACATGTTGGCCAGGAGACTGCACTATCCCAGATTGTTCAATTAGTTGAAGCTGCTCAGCTTGCCAGAGCACCCGTTCAGAAGCTAGCTGATCAGATATCAAAAGTTTTTGTACCAGTG GTTGTTCTGGTAGCATTTATCACATGGCTGGGATGGTTTGTTCCTGGACAGGCTGGTATTTACCCAAAAACATGGATACCAAAAGCTATGAATGCTTTTGAGTTTGCTCTGCAGTTTGGAATTTCAGTTCTTGTGGTTGCTTGTCCCTGTGCTTTAGGACTTGCAACCCCTACAGCAGTCATGGTAGCCACGGGTAAAGGTGCTTCACAAGGTGTGCTCATAAAAGGCGGAACTGCTCTTCAAAAGGCTCACAAG GTAAAAACAGTAGTGTTTGATAAAACTGGAACTTTAACTATGGGAAAACCAGCTGTAGTAAGTGCAGTTCTGTTTTCCCAATTTTCTATGGCGGAGTTTTGTGAAATCACCATGGCTGTTGAG GCAAACAGCGAGCACCCAATAGCGAAAGCGGTGGTTGCACATGCGAAGAAATTCACTACCAAATTCGGTTCCAGAGTCGAACATATTACAGAGGTGAAGGACTTTGAAGTGCACCCAGGAGCTGGAGTAAGAGGAAAAGTTGGAGAGAGGAGGGTTTTAGTTGGGAACAGGAGGCTCATGGGTGCTTTTAGTATCTGTATCAGTCCCGAGGTTGAAGACTACATCTCAGAAAATGAGCAACTGGCACGAACATGTGTGCTTGTTGCTATCGATGCTAGAATTGCGGGCGCTTATGCAGTAAGTGATCCAGTAAAGCCAGAAGCTTTGCGAGTGATACATTTCCTACAGTCTATGGGCATTGAAACCGTCATGGTAACAGGTGATAACTGGGCGACAGCAAAAGCTATTGCCTTACAGGTTGGTATCTCGAAAGTGATTGCTGAAACTGATCCACTGGGGAAAGCAGACAAGATAAAGGATTTACAG AAGGAAGGTTCAACTGTGGTGGCAATGGTTGGAGATGGGATAAACGATTCACCAGCCCTGGTGGCAGCTGACATTGGGATAGCCATAGGTGCAGGGACAGACGTGGCTATAGAAGCAGCCGATATTGTCCTGATCAAGAACAACCTGGAAGATGTGGTGACTGCCATAGATCTCTCTCGAAAGACAATGTCACGTATTCGGTTGAACTATGTGTGGGCTCTAGGGTACAATGTACTCGGGGTTCCAATTGCGGCTGGGATCTTGTTTCCCTTCACTGGGATCCGTTTGCCCCCTTGGCTTGCAGGTGCATGCATGGCTGCTTCCTCTATAAGTGTAGTATGTTCTTCCTTAATGCTGCAACTCTATAACAAACCACTCAATATTGCCACCAAACTCTGA